CTCCCCCGAGAGCACCGGCATGCGCATGTCCATGAGGACCACCTGGGGCTGCCAGGACTCCCAGAGCGCCACGGCCTCCCGGCCGTCGGCCGCCTCCCGGACCTCCAGCACCGGCCGCAGCACCGGCCGCGGCCCATTGAGCGTGGTGAGCAGCGCCCGGAGCGGCTCCCGGTTGTCCTGCTGGTCGTCCACGATAAGGACCCGGCAGACCGGCTGGTCCGGCTCCAGGCCGATCACGGGGAGCTCGCCCGGGGTCCCGGCCGGGTCGTCGGTCACGGCCGCCGGGAGATCGATGGTGAAGGCGAAGCAACTCCCCCGACCCGGCATGCTCTCCACCCCCAGCTCCCCACCCATGAGCCGGACGTACTGGGCGCTCAGCGCCAGGCCGAGTCCGGTCCCGCCCTGCACCGTCCGGCCGGTGCTGGTCTGGATGAAGGGCTCGAAGAGTCGCGGCAGTTCGTCCGGGGCTATCCCCATCCCGGTGTCCAGGACGCTGAAGCGGATCGCCGCACCGGCGGCCACCTCGACCCGCAGGGTCACGGTCCCGGCGGCGGTGAACTTGACCGCGTTGCCGACCAGGTTCATGAGGACCTGGCGCAGATGCAGCTTGTCCCCTGCCACCAGCCGGGGAACCGCCGCGCGCTCAAGCGTCAGGGCCAATCCCCGGTCGCGGGCGCGCGGCCGGAAGAAGGCCTCGGTCTCGGTCAGCACGAGGTGCAGATCGAAGGGGGCCACCTGGCAGTTCATGCGTCCGGCCTCGATCTTGGCCATGTCGAGGATGTCGTTGATGACCGTCAGGAGGTGTTCGCCGCTGCGCTGGATAGTGGCCAGACTGTCGCGCTGGGCGGCGTTCAGATCCGGGTCGCGTGCCAGCACCTGGGCGAAGCCGAGGATGGCGTTCAGCGGGGTGCGGATCTCATGGCTCATGCTGGCCAGGAAGGACGACTTGGCCTGGTTGGCCGCCTCCGCCTGCTCCTTGGCGGCAATCAGGGCCTCTTGCCCCTGCTGTTGTTGGGTCAAGGCACGCGCCAAGGCGATATTGCCGTGGCTCAGGCGCGAGATCATCTGCGCGAACTGCATGAAGAAGTGCATCACCAGGGTCACCTTGTCGCGGCTCCAGCGCGGCACCTCGTCATAGGCGGCCAGATAGGCCGCCTCGTCGAACCCGTAACGGCGCGCCTGGGCGCGGAACCCCTCGCGGTCCGGCGGTTCGTCATCGTAGAAGAACTGACCGAGGAACAGATTGCCGAGGTGCTTGCCCTGGATCACGATCGGGGTCACCACATCGCGCATGCCGTTGGCGCAGCGGTAGGTGCGAAAGGTGCCCGGGGCCACACCCTGCGAGAGCAACGTGTCGCTTTCCAGACAGTTGCGGGCGGTTTCCGGATTTCTCCGGTGGAATTGCGTACAGATCGTCTGCCAGCCGGTGGCCACCAGCACCTTGCCCTTCAGATCGAGCAGGGCCACCGCGACATTGGTGAGCCGGAAAAAATTCTCCATCAGGCTTTGCAGTTCACGACAATCGATGATGTCGGCCAGATCCAAGGTGTCCAGATCCCCATCCGGGGACAGCAGGGCACTGAGCTTCGCGCGCACGCGCCCCTCGCTCTCGCCCAGTTCGCGGGTGCGTTCGGCCAGGGCCAGGTTCGCCCGACCGGCCTCTTCAAGGGCGGCGGTAACGCGCAGGTGGTTGCGCGACAGGGCGAACGCGACGAAGGCCAGGGCCAGGGTCAGGAGCGCGCCGGCGGCCATGACCGCGAGGCTCGTTTGCATGGAGCGCTCACCGCTCCGGTAGGCCGGCAGCGGCGCGATCCGAATGGTCCAGGCGCTGCCCGCGACGCTGAGCCGACGCTCGCTCTCCAGGGGCGCGGGCGCGGCACCCGCCTCGCGGTTGCGCGCATAGAGCAAGCCATCGGGGGACTGGGATGGCGTCGCCTCGATACTGATCGCGAGCCGCTTGGACAACTCGGGATATTCGCCGCTCAGATACGCATCCACCAGGTCCTTGATCCGCAGCGCCGCGTAGACCCAGCCGCGCAGGGCCGCGCGCCGCTGGGCGACGCTCTCCAGGGGGAGGCCGCTACGATAGACCGGCACGAGCATGAGGACCCCGGCCTGGACGTCCCGCTCGGTCTCCTGTTTCAGCGTCACATGCTCGGACAGGGCCGCCTGGTTTTCGTCGCGCGCCCGCGCCGCGGCCGCGGCGCGCACCGGCTCCGTCAACAGGTCGAAGCCCAGTGCACGCCGGTTGCGCCAATCCAGGGGCTCCACATAGACCACCGCGGCGTAGGGATCGCGGTCGCCGGGCGGCCGGATCTCGTAGTCGGGAAGACCCTGGGCGCGGATGGCCGCCACGTGGCGCGCCTTCTCGCCCGCGGACACCAGGGCGGCGTAGCCGATCCCCTGGATGCCGGGATAGAACTCGGCGAGCCGCAGCCCCTCGACATAGCGGCGGAACTGATCGCGGCTGACCTCGCCGGTGCTCGCAAAGAGCCCGGCGACCCCGCGCAGGATCTGGGCGTTGGCGAGCACCCGTTGCGCGAGACTGCTGACCACCTCGTTGACGCGCAGATCAAATTCCGCTCGCTCCATCGCGCCTTCGCGCTGGCGCAAGGCCGACCCCAACCCCCAGGTCAGCAGCAGACCGCCGACCAGGATCAACCAGGGTATGACCTGAAAAATGCGTCGTGCAGGCGGCGGATTGTTATCGTTGGTCGGCATTGACCACCTCCGTGCTGGGGCGGGGACGGGTCGGGAACCTGCCCCAACGCCACGCCAGGATACTGCCGGATTGCGGGGCTTGAGCCCCCAATGATGCTATCCTCTATATGATAGCGTTAAGCTGACGCAAC
The DNA window shown above is from Candidatus Thiodictyon syntrophicum and carries:
- a CDS encoding CHASE domain-containing protein, producing MPTNDNNPPPARRIFQVIPWLILVGGLLLTWGLGSALRQREGAMERAEFDLRVNEVVSSLAQRVLANAQILRGVAGLFASTGEVSRDQFRRYVEGLRLAEFYPGIQGIGYAALVSAGEKARHVAAIRAQGLPDYEIRPPGDRDPYAAVVYVEPLDWRNRRALGFDLLTEPVRAAAAARARDENQAALSEHVTLKQETERDVQAGVLMLVPVYRSGLPLESVAQRRAALRGWVYAALRIKDLVDAYLSGEYPELSKRLAISIEATPSQSPDGLLYARNREAGAAPAPLESERRLSVAGSAWTIRIAPLPAYRSGERSMQTSLAVMAAGALLTLALAFVAFALSRNHLRVTAALEEAGRANLALAERTRELGESEGRVRAKLSALLSPDGDLDTLDLADIIDCRELQSLMENFFRLTNVAVALLDLKGKVLVATGWQTICTQFHRRNPETARNCLESDTLLSQGVAPGTFRTYRCANGMRDVVTPIVIQGKHLGNLFLGQFFYDDEPPDREGFRAQARRYGFDEAAYLAAYDEVPRWSRDKVTLVMHFFMQFAQMISRLSHGNIALARALTQQQQGQEALIAAKEQAEAANQAKSSFLASMSHEIRTPLNAILGFAQVLARDPDLNAAQRDSLATIQRSGEHLLTVINDILDMAKIEAGRMNCQVAPFDLHLVLTETEAFFRPRARDRGLALTLERAAVPRLVAGDKLHLRQVLMNLVGNAVKFTAAGTVTLRVEVAAGAAIRFSVLDTGMGIAPDELPRLFEPFIQTSTGRTVQGGTGLGLALSAQYVRLMGGELGVESMPGRGSCFAFTIDLPAAVTDDPAGTPGELPVIGLEPDQPVCRVLIVDDQQDNREPLRALLTTLNGPRPVLRPVLEVREAADGREAVALWESWQPQVVLMDMRMPVLSGEEATRQIKSLMAARPAAVQTVIVALSASAFNEERDRFLACGCDDFACKPFRAEELFAILERHAGLRFVRAGGAPTAAVALSAEALAARLAACPEGWRAELRDAVELGDFGRIGVLVEQLGEHHPELHSVLSQWAYRYDLDAFSSALTRGRIV